The Fibrobacter sp. UWB5 genome has a window encoding:
- the rpsL gene encoding 30S ribosomal protein S12: MPTIQQLVRNGREQISNKTASVALKSCPQKRGVCTRVYTSTPKKPNSALRKIARVRLSNKMEVTAYIPGEGHNLQEHSIVLIRGGRVKDVPGVRYHIIRGTLDTQAVNGRQNGRSKYGVKKKGAAPAKK, encoded by the coding sequence GTGCCAACTATTCAACAGCTCGTCCGTAACGGACGTGAACAGATCAGCAACAAGACCGCTTCCGTGGCCTTGAAGTCCTGCCCCCAGAAGCGCGGCGTTTGCACCCGCGTGTACACCAGCACCCCGAAGAAGCCGAACTCTGCTCTTCGTAAGATCGCCCGTGTGCGTCTTTCCAACAAGATGGAAGTGACCGCATACATTCCTGGTGAAGGCCACAACCTCCAGGAACACTCCATCGTGCTCATCCGCGGTGGTCGTGTGAAGGACGTCCCCGGTGTTCGTTACCACATCATCCGTGGTACTTTGGATACCCAGGCTGTGAACGGTCGTCAGAACGGCCGCTCCAAGTACGGTGTTAAGAAGAAAGGTGCCGCTCCGGCCAAGAAGTAA
- the rpoC gene encoding DNA-directed RNA polymerase subunit beta', producing MVEEIERDNSGDISIHLAAPEMIRSWSHGEVTKPETINYRSFKPEKDGLFCEKIFGPVKNWECNCGKFKRIRYKGVVCDRCGVEVTHSNVRRKYMGHIELAIPLTHTWFVRNQPCVIGALLNLSTKDLDNIIYYEKYVVIDPGDADLEPNALIDEAQYQDLTNEGRTFDAKMGASAIKQLLDRVDLTALSAELRTQAMSKSKTKQEDALKRLKVVDSFLKSQRESFRGYYEDPVKAMKADSQQPWLRGLAEAVAEFKANYETKHDNFVVADAYEEFRKMYPSEARLLANQPSWMILDVLPVIPPDLRPLVPLEGGRFATSDLNELYRRVINRNNRLKKLIDLRAPNVILCNEKRMLQEAVDQLFDSGRRTARTGSARPMKSLAELLKGKQGRFRMNLLGKRVDYSGRSVIVVGPELRMHQCGLPKRMALELYKPFIIHRLEEEGIVYTLKSAKKYVDAERPEVWDILEEIIEDHPVMLNRAPTLHRLGIQAFYPRLIEGNAIRLHPLVCTAFNADFDGDQMACHLPLSFETQLECRVLMLSSNNILHPASGQPIAVPGQDIVLGLYYLTKPRPARKGEGMHFFDSAEAVRAYENGVVDLNAIVYLKLKAGKKIYMGALEKDAVCLRESADDNGNIEVAVKAGEKIKFLTLKEDNVIKTTVGRIIFNEFVPKELGYANETFGKKVIAKSIDDLYRRTGNRVTVDYLDDLKANGYKWATRAGSSVAIAEMVIPKEKQEMLDKAAEQVSRIRGLYEDGVITDGERYNQTIDVWSKTTSEVAAKQWDLLSSDRDGFNPVYMMADSGARGSREQIKQLSGMRGLMQKPIKQLGGQEVIENPIKSCFREGLNVMEYFISSHGARKGLADTALKTADAGYLTRRLVDVGQDLVITEEDCGTTNGIEVSAFKDGDDTVIALEERLLGRAPVDDIKHPVTGEVIVKAGELVTERDLPKISATGLEHIKMRSVLTCDSRNGVCSKCYGRMLASGRPVDLGEAVGVLAAQSIGEPGTQLTLRTFHIGGASSRLTVESDKKATVDGRVELEQVETVEHEGQKVVTSRMAELVIFDKTGINKGRYQIPYGSILHVENGAAVTAGQVMFEWDPYNSPIISNVSGKVVLTDMVENRTYRSETDEVTGVETWTVISDKQHGKKDLHPAVTIVDSSNTKIGNYMLPDGAILTVKAGDMVTVGQTVAKLPRAAGKTRDITGGLPRVAELFEARVPKNKAFIAPIDGLVEKIEEVRNNQVVYIKMDDQEEKVLVPRGVHLAVNEGDRVHIGQKISEGSVDPHDILDVLGPEEVQRHLVNEIQAVYRLQGVAIADKHIECIVRQMMRKVKVKDSGDSELLPGEEISKARLRAENDRLVALGKTPATFTPMLLGITKASLATDSFISACSFQETTKILTRASIEGSVDPLLGLKENVIMGRLIPCGTGARHLRNVQVVDADAELDAAARPMGIQGDYTESDDSAIQMLDNEIGINDEEDSDN from the coding sequence ATGGTCGAAGAAATTGAACGCGACAATTCTGGCGATATTTCGATTCACCTCGCCGCTCCGGAAATGATCCGTAGCTGGTCCCATGGTGAAGTGACCAAGCCCGAAACCATCAACTACCGTTCCTTCAAGCCTGAAAAGGATGGTCTTTTCTGCGAAAAGATCTTTGGACCGGTGAAGAACTGGGAATGTAACTGCGGTAAGTTCAAGCGTATCCGTTACAAGGGTGTCGTTTGCGACCGTTGCGGCGTGGAAGTGACTCACTCCAACGTGCGCCGTAAGTACATGGGCCACATTGAACTTGCTATTCCTCTGACTCACACTTGGTTCGTTCGTAACCAGCCGTGCGTCATTGGCGCTCTGTTGAACCTTTCCACCAAGGATCTCGACAACATCATCTACTACGAAAAGTATGTTGTGATCGATCCGGGTGACGCTGACCTCGAACCGAATGCCTTGATCGATGAAGCCCAGTACCAGGACCTCACCAACGAAGGCCGTACGTTCGACGCCAAGATGGGTGCCTCCGCTATCAAGCAGCTGCTTGACCGCGTTGACCTCACCGCCCTTTCTGCAGAACTTCGCACTCAGGCTATGTCCAAGTCCAAGACCAAGCAGGAAGACGCTCTCAAGCGCCTCAAGGTCGTGGATTCCTTCCTCAAGTCTCAGCGCGAAAGCTTCCGCGGCTACTACGAAGATCCGGTCAAGGCCATGAAGGCCGACAGCCAGCAGCCCTGGCTCCGTGGTCTCGCCGAAGCCGTTGCCGAATTCAAGGCTAACTACGAAACCAAGCACGACAACTTTGTGGTTGCCGACGCTTACGAAGAATTCCGCAAGATGTACCCGAGCGAAGCTCGCCTTCTTGCAAACCAGCCGTCTTGGATGATCCTCGACGTGCTTCCGGTGATTCCGCCTGATCTTCGTCCGCTCGTTCCGCTCGAAGGCGGCCGTTTCGCAACGTCTGACTTGAACGAACTTTATCGCCGTGTCATCAACCGTAACAACCGTTTGAAGAAGTTGATCGACCTCCGTGCACCGAACGTGATTCTCTGCAACGAAAAGCGTATGTTGCAGGAAGCCGTTGACCAGCTGTTCGATAGCGGCCGTCGCACTGCCCGTACGGGTTCTGCACGTCCGATGAAGAGCCTCGCCGAACTCTTGAAGGGTAAGCAGGGCCGCTTCCGTATGAACTTGCTCGGTAAGCGCGTGGACTACTCCGGTCGTTCCGTGATCGTGGTGGGCCCGGAACTCCGCATGCATCAGTGCGGTCTCCCGAAGCGCATGGCTCTCGAACTTTACAAGCCGTTCATCATCCACCGTTTGGAAGAAGAGGGTATCGTTTATACCCTTAAGTCCGCTAAGAAGTACGTGGACGCCGAACGTCCGGAAGTGTGGGATATCCTCGAAGAAATTATCGAAGACCACCCGGTGATGTTGAACCGCGCCCCGACGCTTCACCGTCTGGGTATCCAGGCGTTCTACCCGCGCCTGATCGAAGGTAACGCAATCCGCCTCCACCCGCTCGTCTGTACTGCATTCAACGCAGACTTCGACGGTGACCAGATGGCTTGCCACCTTCCGCTGTCTTTCGAAACGCAGCTCGAATGCCGCGTTCTCATGCTCTCTTCGAACAACATTCTTCACCCGGCTTCCGGTCAGCCGATCGCTGTGCCGGGCCAGGATATCGTGCTCGGTCTGTACTACCTGACCAAGCCGCGTCCGGCTCGTAAGGGTGAAGGCATGCACTTCTTCGACTCTGCCGAAGCCGTGCGCGCTTATGAAAACGGTGTTGTCGATCTGAACGCTATCGTTTACCTGAAGCTTAAGGCCGGCAAGAAGATCTACATGGGCGCCCTCGAAAAGGATGCCGTCTGCTTGCGCGAATCTGCCGACGACAACGGCAACATCGAAGTTGCCGTGAAGGCCGGTGAAAAGATCAAGTTCCTTACTCTTAAGGAAGACAATGTTATCAAGACGACCGTCGGTCGTATCATCTTCAACGAATTCGTTCCGAAGGAACTTGGCTACGCCAACGAAACCTTCGGCAAGAAGGTGATCGCCAAGTCCATTGACGACCTGTACCGCCGCACCGGTAACCGCGTGACCGTGGATTACCTGGATGACTTGAAGGCCAACGGTTACAAGTGGGCAACTCGCGCCGGTTCTTCTGTGGCTATCGCCGAAATGGTGATCCCGAAGGAAAAGCAGGAAATGCTCGACAAGGCTGCCGAACAGGTTTCCCGCATCCGCGGCCTTTACGAAGACGGTGTGATTACCGACGGTGAACGTTATAACCAGACCATTGACGTGTGGTCCAAGACCACGTCCGAAGTTGCTGCCAAGCAGTGGGATTTGCTCTCCAGCGACCGTGACGGCTTCAACCCGGTTTACATGATGGCCGACTCCGGCGCTCGTGGTAGCCGTGAACAGATTAAGCAGCTGTCCGGTATGCGTGGTTTGATGCAGAAGCCGATCAAGCAGCTCGGTGGTCAGGAAGTTATTGAAAACCCGATTAAGTCTTGCTTCCGTGAAGGCTTGAACGTGATGGAATACTTCATCTCGTCTCACGGTGCTCGTAAGGGTTTGGCAGATACCGCTCTTAAGACGGCTGACGCTGGTTACCTTACCCGTCGTCTCGTCGACGTGGGCCAGGACCTCGTGATTACCGAAGAAGACTGCGGTACCACGAACGGCATTGAAGTGTCCGCTTTCAAGGACGGCGACGATACCGTGATCGCTCTTGAAGAACGTCTCCTCGGTCGCGCACCGGTGGACGACATCAAGCACCCGGTGACTGGCGAAGTGATCGTCAAGGCCGGCGAACTCGTGACCGAACGCGATCTTCCGAAGATCTCCGCTACCGGTCTCGAACACATCAAGATGCGTTCCGTGCTCACCTGCGATTCCCGCAATGGTGTCTGCTCCAAGTGCTATGGCCGTATGCTTGCTTCCGGTCGTCCGGTTGACCTGGGCGAAGCCGTGGGTGTGCTCGCTGCACAGTCCATCGGTGAACCGGGTACGCAGCTTACCCTCCGTACCTTCCACATCGGTGGTGCTTCTTCCCGTCTGACTGTCGAAAGCGACAAGAAGGCAACCGTCGATGGCCGCGTTGAACTCGAACAGGTCGAAACTGTCGAACACGAAGGCCAGAAGGTCGTTACCAGCCGCATGGCTGAACTCGTTATCTTTGACAAGACCGGCATCAACAAGGGTCGTTACCAGATTCCGTACGGCTCTATCCTCCATGTCGAAAACGGCGCCGCAGTTACTGCTGGCCAGGTAATGTTCGAATGGGATCCGTATAACAGCCCGATTATCAGTAACGTTTCTGGTAAGGTTGTTCTTACGGACATGGTTGAAAACCGCACCTACCGTTCCGAAACTGACGAAGTGACGGGCGTGGAAACCTGGACCGTGATTAGCGACAAGCAGCACGGCAAGAAGGACCTCCACCCGGCAGTTACCATTGTTGATTCTTCTAACACGAAGATTGGTAACTACATGCTTCCGGACGGCGCTATCCTTACCGTTAAGGCTGGCGACATGGTGACCGTCGGTCAGACTGTTGCAAAACTTCCGCGCGCTGCCGGTAAGACCCGCGATATTACGGGTGGTCTTCCGCGCGTGGCCGAACTCTTCGAAGCTCGCGTTCCGAAGAACAAGGCATTCATCGCTCCGATCGACGGTCTCGTCGAAAAGATTGAAGAAGTCCGCAACAACCAGGTAGTTTATATTAAGATGGATGACCAGGAAGAGAAAGTGCTGGTTCCCCGCGGCGTCCATCTGGCGGTCAACGAAGGTGACCGTGTCCACATTGGTCAGAAGATCAGTGAAGGCAGCGTGGATCCCCACGATATCCTCGACGTCCTTGGTCCTGAAGAGGTCCAGCGTCACTTGGTGAACGAAATCCAGGCGGTGTACCGCCTGCAGGGTGTGGCTATCGCAGATAAGCACATCGAATGTATCGTCCGCCAGATGATGCGTAAGGTGAAGGTCAAGGATTCCGGAGACTCCGAACTGCTTCCGGGCGAAGAAATTTCCAAGGCCCGTCTCCGCGCAGAGAACGACCGCTTGGTCGCACTCGGCAAGACTCCGGCGACCTTCACGCCGATGCTCCTTGGTATCACGAAGGCATCCTTGGCGACAGACAGCTTCATTTCTGCCTGCTCGTTCCAGGAGACCACCAAGATCCTTACCCGCGCTTCCATCGAAGGTAGCGTTGACCCGCTCCTGGGTCTTAAGGAAAACGTGATTATGGGTCGTCTTATTCCGTGCGGTACTGGCGCACGCCACCTGAGGAACGTCCAGGTGGTGGATGCCGATGCCGAACTGGATGCCGCGGCTCGGCCTATGGGTATCCAGGGCGATTACACCGAATCCGACGATAGCGCCATCCAGATGCTGGATAACGAAATCGGTATCAATGACGAGGAAGATTCGGATAATTAA
- the rpsG gene encoding 30S ribosomal protein S7 gives MSRRRKALHRSILPDPRYKSTLVTELVGVVLKQGKKTIAEQIVYTALETLGQKLEGPESPLEKFEICLENIKPRLEVKSRRIGGANYQVPMEVAPDRAKALALRWLLDAARNRNEANMADRLAAELVAAKNGEGNAVRKKNDTHKMAEANKAFAHFRF, from the coding sequence ATGTCTAGAAGAAGAAAGGCTCTCCATCGCTCCATCCTCCCGGATCCGCGTTACAAGTCCACGCTCGTTACCGAACTCGTCGGTGTCGTGCTGAAGCAGGGCAAGAAGACCATCGCTGAACAGATCGTCTATACCGCTCTCGAAACCCTCGGCCAGAAGCTCGAAGGCCCGGAATCCCCGCTTGAAAAGTTCGAAATCTGCCTCGAAAACATCAAGCCGCGTCTCGAAGTGAAGTCCCGCCGTATCGGTGGTGCCAACTACCAGGTTCCGATGGAAGTTGCTCCGGACCGCGCCAAGGCTCTCGCTCTCCGTTGGTTGCTCGACGCTGCCCGTAACCGCAACGAAGCCAACATGGCTGACCGCCTTGCTGCAGAACTCGTTGCCGCCAAGAACGGTGAAGGCAACGCTGTCCGCAAGAAGAACGACACGCACAAGATGGCCGAAGCCAACAAGGCTTTCGCCCACTTCCGTTTCTAA